The following nucleotide sequence is from Mangifera indica cultivar Alphonso chromosome 17, CATAS_Mindica_2.1, whole genome shotgun sequence.
TTTTAGCATGGACGGTAATAAAGACGATGCGTTGAAATGCTTCAGAATCGGGAAAGAAGCCGTCGAATCTGGGGACCGAGTGCGTGCCCTCAAATTCCTCACCAAAGCTCGACGACTGGACCCCTCTCTCCCCGTCGATGATCTCATCGCGTCAATCGAATCCAACTCCAATTCAAACCCCGAAGGGCCCTCTGTGAGGGCGACGACGGCGAAGTTGGCTGATCAACAGTCGGTCCGTCACCGGGCCACAGCCACGGCTTCGTCTTCTTCCACATCTGCTGCTGCGTACACCGAAGAGCAAATCACGATCGTGAGACAGattaagaaaaagaaggatTATTACGATATTTTAGGTGTCGAAAAGAGCTGTTCTGTGGAGGATGTTCGGAAAGCGTATCGAAAACTGTCTCTGAAGGTTCATCCTGATAAAAACCAAGCTCCAGGCGCTGAAGAAGCTTTTAAATTAGTCTCGAAGGCGTTTCAGTGTCTGAGCAATGAAGAGAACAGGAAAAAATACGATCTTCTGGGGTCGGATCAGCCCGATTACCAACCAAGGGCACAGAGTCGGGCGGCCCATGGGTATAATGGTTTTTATGATTCGGAGTTCGATGCTGATGAGATTTTTAGGAACTTTTTCTTTGGAGGGATGCAGCCGGCTAGAACACAGtttcaacattttaattttggGCCGGGTATGGCCGCCAGAACGACTGATCATGGGTCCGCTGGGTTTCATTTACGCGCGTTAATTCAGTTGTTGCCGGTGATTCTTATCATTCTGTTGCAATTTTTGCCGTCTTCAGAGCCAATTTATTCCCTGTCTAGGTCGTATTCTTACGAATACAAGTTGACAACTGGGAGAGGTGTTAATTACTATGTCAAGTCGGCCAAGTTTGAGCAGGATTATCCTGTGAATAGTGCAGAGAGAATGAAGTTTGAAAAGCAGGTGGAGGAGGATTACTCCTTAATACTTATGCAGAATTGTGGGTTAGAGATTCAGCGCCAGCGGTTGGGTTTCATAAAGGAGACTCCCCATTGTGATATGTGGCGGAAGCTTCAAGATTCACCAGTTTGATGAATTAAATCAAGGTCTAAGTCATAGTCCCTCCCTGAttttgtttgaaactttagaTATTTGTGCAGAATTATCTTCATATGGGAATATTAATAAGTTATTTGCTTCCTTTTACTTTgaggatatatacatctttgtATGTGTTTATGGTTTTCTTGTATACCAGCTGAACTCATTGACTTTTGCTTATAACAAATTGAACGGAGAAAATTTCCCCTACAAACCAATTAAACTATTATAAGAGGATCTACCAACTAGGTAGTTTTCAGCCTAATTTGTAGTGCAATTTATTATACTCATGAGCCATGGTTTATTGGTGCTGTCGTATCTGTTATCTTTGAAGTTTATTGTTGTACTCGTGCGTGTTATCTTCCAACCTGTGTTTGGAAGGttactttataaatttgatttggcTCTTAGACATAGCCATAGATGTAGAACTGTTGTCATTTGCCTTACCCTTGAAGGGATCACTGTGAGTTTGAATCATAGTTATGTTGTGACAAATTTAGAAAATGCATCAAGACTTGTATTCTGGGATTGTAATTTTCTCCTTTTGCAGATTGCTTGTTTGCTGCTAAATGCTGCAACATTTTGTCTTTGAAGATCACATGAAGCATTTGAAATTTGCTCAAGATATAAAGGATAATAATAGGGATTTTTGaggattatattaattaaatctggCTGTTGAGCTTTCTGCAACAAACTATGTGGTCTATGCATACACCAGGACAGCTCATAAACATGCTTTTGTCTTTCTTTGAAAGTTGGTTGCAAACTTGCAATATGCATGCTTATGAATGCATCCAGCAAGTGTtgcaaaatttatatttacattacAGTACATTTTCAACTCTGTATATAAGCTAGTTACATGTGCACATTGATTCGTTTACATTGATGTTTATTAGTTATTATGCACTTGGTCCGAAATGATTTAGTTATTCACAATGTATCTATTGGCTATGGATTCGAGATTGAAGTACTTTGATAATTGACCTAACATTTTTATGTTGAACAAAACTATATACGTCTAGTTTTgagtactcaattaaatatttagataatatatcattatgtgactGAGTGactttgaattaataataaagtaatatttaatcacaaaatgacacattatctggTTACCCAATTGGGTGTAAATAGTATTACTTATATGTTTAGCTTTTAACTCTCATTTACAGATGTTTGGTTGTCTGTTTGTTGAGTTCCTTGGCAAAGTTTTTCACCCTTGGTTATTCTTGTTCATTTCCAATACAATCTTCCATGAGTaagaatattaatttttgtgatttgattttaattagttattaacaACTGCCTTGATATTTAGCTCTGCTTAATCACTTATTATGCCCCCAGGTGGCTTTACATAACGTTTGAAAGTTGAAATTGTAAATGAGACTAGCAAAGTTACCCTGAGAAAGGCCAGCTGCTTCTCActcataatttattcaaaacaGCTGAGAATAATTTAAGATTTAGATTGATGTcaactagggatggcaatggggaggggcggggaggggatatcaatccccgtccccgctcCGTCCCCGTTGcgaggataaaaaataatctccgTCCCCTctccgcgaaggaaaatcccctcctcaTCCCCTCTCCGTCTCCGCGGaaaaaaatcccctccctatacccataaatataaattttaattcttttatgtatttcaataaataaaataaatcatattctcccaaaatatcacttgctataaaagctacaaaatattctttgttattttagttcaaatataaagttttcataaaatctaataatatgtaataatcaatctcttcattagtagctcttcatgtatgtgatttagggtaattttttaataatattaaatttaacacttttcattcacttcaattgattttatcaagtttataatttttttttgtgtgtaaaacctgatggattgactaactaagttttgaagttgaaataaaattaatttggtgcatttgtattttatgataatgagattctggggttttttaatatattagattaatagtttagaaattagtaaaagctaataattgataattcaaaaattagtaaaattaaagttatagttttaataaatcataatgtaaaaatttctaaaagttaatagtttagaaattattatattaatatattaggtttaaagGGGTGGGGAGGGatggggcggggcggggcggggcggggcggggataCGTGGGGGACACacgtatccccgtccccgattacggagatttttttcgTTCGTATCCCCGTCTCTTTCCCcttttttatcggggaatccctttcccgttagggtcggggagggtcggagTCCTTAAAATCGGGTTCAAATTGTCATTCCTAATGTCAACCAATTCAGGAATCACATTCCATTTATGTTGAGGGACAGCTTACAAAATGTCACATAAAGCTAGTGAAGACGTCCATGGCAACTGAGCATGTAAAAGtgatctttttctcttttgtaataGGAAATTCCTACATGTGATCTGATTCATGTCTTAGGAGTTGAAAACTTGTAGTTGTATACATCATCCTTTAGAGGACATTTggtttagataatgttttattaccaaaataagaaaattatcataaagatagattatttagaagattactggatataaataattattatgtttgataaaatttggtagttataaataattattgtggttgattaaaggtaataaaattatattagtaaattattttacttaaatgttttttaatataattatttttaaatattttatattatttattatattaattaaaaataaatttattttttctcaaaaaattaataaataataatataattataataaaatcaagattatcttagtaatattttaatacctaaagtg
It contains:
- the LOC123200937 gene encoding chaperone protein dnaJ 49-like, which translates into the protein MDGNKDDALKCFRIGKEAVESGDRVRALKFLTKARRLDPSLPVDDLIASIESNSNSNPEGPSVRATTAKLADQQSVRHRATATASSSSTSAAAYTEEQITIVRQIKKKKDYYDILGVEKSCSVEDVRKAYRKLSLKVHPDKNQAPGAEEAFKLVSKAFQCLSNEENRKKYDLLGSDQPDYQPRAQSRAAHGYNGFYDSEFDADEIFRNFFFGGMQPARTQFQHFNFGPGMAARTTDHGSAGFHLRALIQLLPVILIILLQFLPSSEPIYSLSRSYSYEYKLTTGRGVNYYVKSAKFEQDYPVNSAERMKFEKQVEEDYSLILMQNCGLEIQRQRLGFIKETPHCDMWRKLQDSPV